A window of the Desulfobacula toluolica Tol2 genome harbors these coding sequences:
- a CDS encoding Spy/CpxP family protein refolding chaperone, whose amino-acid sequence MHIFLHYVSGFLTALILVSAILIIVYNHLKRKHLKKNKIIGYLDLIPDLTQQQRKQAQSIRKVFLPKVAGIRKCLHIQRSKLAEALFMEPCNELEIQSISKKIIRLQTELEHEVVEHILEEKELLSPSQKRNFYTIIVDQFSAGGLGIHDIKGK is encoded by the coding sequence ATGCACATTTTTTTACATTATGTTTCCGGCTTTTTAACGGCCTTGATTCTTGTATCAGCCATTTTAATCATCGTGTATAATCATTTAAAACGCAAACATTTGAAAAAAAACAAAATTATCGGATATTTAGATTTAATTCCAGATCTTACACAGCAACAAAGAAAACAGGCCCAATCCATTCGCAAAGTGTTTTTACCAAAAGTCGCAGGCATCAGAAAGTGTCTCCACATTCAGCGGAGCAAACTGGCGGAAGCCCTGTTTATGGAACCTTGCAACGAACTGGAAATACAATCAATCTCAAAAAAAATTATCCGACTCCAGACGGAACTTGAGCATGAAGTTGTGGAGCATATTTTAGAAGAAAAAGAACTTCTCTCTCCATCCCAGAAAAGAAATTTCTACACTATAATTGTTGACCAATTTTCCGCCGGCGGACTGGGAATCCATGATATAAAAGGCAAATAA
- a CDS encoding acetate--CoA ligase family protein, producing the protein MLDKVLNARSVAIIGASKNKTKRGYQAIKTLLADGYEGEIYPVNPNEDMILGIRCHKDITLIKDPVDLALITTPARTIPDILRKCGEKKVAGAVIIAGGFRELGLKGKELEREVVAVAKQTGVRLIGPNTSGMINLKSNMNLVGIQNAPKGNIALLCQSGNMALTLITEATIRKQEGFTYYVGVGNESDIKFHEYLEFLRNDPDTKSILMYVEGMSEGRKFLQEAYKTSIKKPIVLLKSGRSATGKKSAGSHTGSLAGMSEVAKSAYERTGIVVIENSDELFPVATTLSNQPPINNKSIAILADGGGHATIAADLLTDYGILLPELSDKTKNNLRKLLPDAASVVNPVDVAGGTDANPGLFADCAKIILKDPSVGGLLVVGLFGGYGIRFDDSLAIGEEAAAHRMGAMVRRKNKPIIVHSLYSSYESHALDLLRHYDIPVHDSLDISCKCVASLCKYGSYLKSYHAKTNFVFNWRSKAKPEGNQIINNALKEGRHVLLENEAKELIKLHGAPTSVGQVARSEDEAWQIAEKIKENVVLKIVSPDILHKSDACGVKLNLKSELEVRKAYCQIIKNAIAYNSEADIRGVLVSPMAQKGLEIIIGTKIDEQFGPVIMYGLGGIMVEIMKDVTFWVLPVSPTSCKKMLEDTRSSILLEGVRGQKGYDKKSLRRLIAMCSELIEAYPEIEEMDLNPIILYEKGLDVVDARIILKK; encoded by the coding sequence ATGTTGGATAAAGTACTCAATGCCAGATCAGTTGCCATCATAGGTGCCTCAAAAAATAAAACAAAACGCGGATACCAAGCCATTAAAACCCTTCTGGCCGATGGGTATGAAGGAGAAATTTATCCGGTGAACCCCAACGAGGACATGATTCTCGGGATTCGCTGCCATAAAGATATCACACTGATTAAAGATCCTGTTGATCTTGCCCTGATTACAACTCCTGCTCGGACAATTCCGGATATTTTAAGAAAGTGCGGTGAAAAGAAGGTCGCTGGTGCAGTCATCATTGCCGGTGGTTTCAGGGAACTTGGCCTCAAGGGCAAAGAACTTGAGCGCGAGGTTGTCGCTGTTGCAAAACAGACAGGCGTAAGATTGATCGGCCCCAATACTTCGGGTATGATAAATCTTAAATCAAATATGAATCTTGTGGGCATTCAGAATGCACCCAAGGGAAATATTGCCCTGCTCTGCCAGAGCGGAAACATGGCCCTGACACTTATAACAGAAGCTACCATTCGCAAGCAAGAGGGATTTACCTACTATGTGGGCGTTGGAAATGAATCAGATATCAAGTTTCATGAGTATCTTGAATTTTTAAGAAATGATCCTGATACAAAATCCATCCTTATGTATGTGGAAGGGATGAGCGAGGGCCGAAAATTCCTTCAGGAAGCTTATAAAACAAGCATTAAAAAACCGATTGTTCTTTTAAAAAGCGGCAGGTCTGCAACGGGTAAAAAATCAGCAGGATCACATACGGGGTCTCTTGCAGGTATGAGCGAAGTTGCAAAATCAGCCTATGAAAGGACCGGGATTGTTGTGATTGAAAATTCAGATGAGTTGTTTCCCGTAGCCACGACTCTTTCAAATCAGCCGCCCATTAATAATAAATCCATTGCAATTCTAGCCGATGGCGGGGGGCATGCCACCATTGCAGCCGATCTTTTAACGGATTACGGCATCCTTTTGCCTGAATTGTCTGATAAAACAAAAAATAATTTGAGAAAACTTCTTCCTGATGCCGCATCAGTTGTAAACCCCGTTGATGTGGCGGGTGGTACGGATGCAAATCCAGGACTTTTTGCAGATTGTGCCAAAATTATTTTAAAAGATCCCAGTGTGGGTGGGCTTCTGGTAGTCGGGTTGTTTGGCGGATACGGCATCCGGTTTGACGACAGCCTTGCCATAGGAGAAGAAGCTGCAGCTCATCGAATGGGGGCAATGGTAAGACGCAAAAATAAACCCATTATTGTGCATTCACTTTACAGTTCATACGAGTCCCATGCCCTGGATTTGCTGCGTCATTATGATATACCGGTTCATGATTCCCTGGATATTTCATGTAAGTGTGTTGCCTCTCTTTGTAAATACGGAAGTTATCTGAAATCCTATCATGCAAAAACCAACTTTGTGTTTAACTGGCGGTCAAAGGCAAAGCCTGAAGGTAATCAGATTATTAACAATGCCTTAAAAGAAGGTCGTCATGTGCTTTTAGAAAATGAGGCAAAAGAATTGATCAAGCTTCATGGTGCCCCCACATCAGTGGGGCAGGTGGCAAGGAGCGAAGATGAAGCATGGCAAATTGCAGAGAAAATCAAAGAGAATGTCGTATTAAAAATTGTTTCACCCGATATCCTGCATAAAAGTGATGCCTGTGGGGTGAAACTGAATTTGAAATCTGAACTTGAAGTGAGAAAAGCATATTGTCAGATTATTAAAAACGCTATTGCCTATAACTCGGAAGCGGACATTCGAGGGGTTCTTGTCTCTCCTATGGCTCAAAAAGGCCTTGAAATTATTATCGGCACTAAAATAGATGAGCAGTTCGGGCCGGTTATCATGTACGGGTTAGGTGGAATTATGGTTGAAATCATGAAAGATGTTACATTCTGGGTATTGCCTGTATCACCGACATCTTGTAAAAAAATGCTGGAAGATACGCGATCATCCATTCTTTTGGAAGGCGTAAGGGGTCAGAAAGGATATGATAAAAAATCATTAAGAAGGTTGATAGCCATGTGTTCTGAACTGATAGAGGCCTATCCTGAAATTGAAGAAATGGACTTGAATCCCATAATTTTATACGAAAAGGGCCTGGATGTTGTGGATGCCAGGATAATCCTTAAAAAATAA
- the lepA gene encoding translation elongation factor 4: MKLNKKNIRNFSIIAHIDHGKSTLSDRLIQLSGIISERDMKEQILDSMDIERERGITIKSQTVSLPYTAQDGKTYLLNLIDTPGHVDFSYEVSRALASCEGALILVDASQGVEAQTLANLYLAMEHDLAIIPVINKIDLPSAEIEWAKEQIEEDLGLDSDDAILVSAKTGIGVDKIFEIIVKKIPPPVSGDAGFFKALVFDSHYDAFRGTIVHFRIFEGSIKKGEKIQFMSNNAQYKVEEVGLFQIVRQPQDELIAGQVGYFIAGIKNISDVKIGDTVTMADKRCDKAMAGFREPTPVVFSSMYPVASDDYEELTEALEKLKLNDASLIYEKDSSVALGFGYRCGFLGLLHLEVVQERLEREYNVSLILTSPSVMYEITYTDGTIKIIDNPVQYPDPAEISRVREPFIKASIIVPDKYMGNVMQVCHEFRGVSKNYQYLTSNRMEMKFELPLAEVVYEFYDRLKSVTQGYGSFDYEIAGYQETDLVKLDFIINGERVDALSQLIHRDKAEARARTACKKLREEIPRQQFKIPIQGAIGGKIISRETISAFRKDVTAKCYGGDISRKRKLLEKQKKGKKRMKMVGSVEIPQSAFLSVLKTD; this comes from the coding sequence TTGAAGTTAAACAAAAAGAATATTCGAAATTTCAGCATTATCGCTCATATCGACCATGGGAAATCTACCCTGTCGGATAGATTGATTCAGCTTTCCGGTATTATATCGGAAAGGGATATGAAAGAACAGATATTGGATTCCATGGACATTGAAAGGGAAAGGGGCATTACCATTAAAAGCCAGACTGTTTCTCTTCCTTATACAGCGCAGGATGGTAAAACATATCTGTTAAACTTGATAGATACCCCGGGACATGTGGACTTTTCATATGAGGTGTCAAGGGCTTTAGCATCATGTGAGGGGGCATTGATACTGGTTGATGCAAGCCAGGGAGTGGAGGCCCAGACATTGGCAAATCTATATCTTGCCATGGAGCATGATCTTGCAATCATACCGGTTATCAATAAAATAGATCTGCCGTCTGCTGAAATTGAGTGGGCAAAAGAACAGATAGAAGAGGATCTGGGACTGGATTCCGATGATGCCATTCTTGTTTCTGCAAAGACAGGTATTGGTGTTGATAAAATATTTGAGATCATTGTCAAAAAAATTCCACCGCCTGTTTCAGGAGATGCCGGTTTTTTCAAGGCCCTGGTATTTGATTCCCATTATGATGCCTTCCGGGGGACCATTGTTCATTTCAGGATTTTTGAAGGCAGCATTAAAAAAGGAGAGAAGATCCAGTTCATGTCCAACAATGCCCAGTATAAAGTTGAAGAGGTGGGATTGTTTCAGATTGTCCGGCAACCTCAAGATGAACTCATAGCAGGGCAGGTGGGGTATTTTATTGCCGGCATTAAAAATATCAGTGATGTGAAAATCGGTGATACCGTTACCATGGCTGACAAAAGGTGTGACAAAGCAATGGCGGGATTCAGAGAACCCACACCGGTTGTGTTTTCATCCATGTATCCGGTTGCATCTGACGATTATGAGGAACTCACCGAGGCGCTGGAGAAACTCAAGCTCAATGATGCATCCCTGATTTATGAGAAAGACAGCTCCGTTGCCCTTGGGTTTGGATACCGTTGTGGATTTTTAGGTCTTTTACACCTGGAGGTGGTCCAGGAAAGACTTGAAAGAGAGTATAATGTCTCACTTATTTTGACATCTCCTTCTGTTATGTATGAGATAACCTATACGGATGGTACAATAAAAATTATTGATAATCCGGTACAGTATCCTGATCCGGCTGAAATTTCCCGGGTTCGGGAACCGTTTATTAAGGCATCCATTATTGTGCCGGACAAATATATGGGCAATGTCATGCAGGTGTGTCACGAATTTCGAGGTGTCAGTAAAAATTATCAATACCTGACCTCCAACCGTATGGAAATGAAATTTGAGCTGCCCCTGGCCGAAGTGGTTTATGAGTTTTATGACCGGCTTAAAAGCGTCACCCAGGGATATGGGTCTTTTGATTATGAAATTGCCGGATATCAGGAGACAGATCTTGTAAAGCTTGATTTTATTATCAATGGTGAGCGGGTGGATGCCCTTTCCCAGTTGATACACCGGGATAAGGCAGAAGCCAGGGCCAGGACCGCCTGTAAAAAATTAAGAGAAGAAATTCCCCGGCAGCAGTTTAAAATACCCATTCAGGGTGCTATCGGAGGGAAAATTATTTCCCGGGAAACCATATCCGCATTCAGAAAAGATGTTACTGCCAAATGTTATGGCGGCGATATCTCAAGAAAGCGAAAACTTCTTGAAAAACAGAAAAAAGGCAAGAAACGAATGAAAATGGTAGGGTCTGTTGAGATTCCTCAATCTGCATTTTTGTCTGTCTTGAAAACCGATTAG
- the nadC gene encoding carboxylating nicotinate-nucleotide diphosphorylase, which produces MNTTENIIKLALFEDSGLGDITTESILSESFLGKGVIVAKESFVLAGIEVAKKTFKLLDKDCEVFSSFSDGSNIKQGDIVFKAQGDLVALLKGERVALNFLQRLSGIATLTRSYADELKFPNVRLTDTRKTTPGLRGLEKEAVRAGGAYNHRMSLYDGVLIKDNHIAVAGSIKSAVYAVRNRISHLMKIEVEVTNLDEVKEAVDEGVDVIMLDNMDYDQMSAAVNYINGRAVVEASGNVSLGTLNKIAATGVDVISCGALTHQARSVDLSMRINTA; this is translated from the coding sequence ATGAATACAACAGAAAACATAATCAAACTGGCTCTTTTTGAAGATTCAGGGCTTGGCGATATCACAACGGAATCAATTTTGTCGGAATCTTTTTTGGGCAAAGGCGTTATCGTTGCCAAAGAATCATTTGTTCTTGCTGGAATTGAGGTGGCCAAAAAGACATTCAAGCTGCTGGATAAGGATTGTGAGGTTTTTTCTTCGTTTTCAGATGGTTCCAACATAAAGCAAGGGGACATTGTGTTTAAAGCACAGGGCGATCTTGTTGCGCTTCTGAAAGGGGAGCGGGTGGCTTTGAATTTTTTGCAGCGCCTTTCAGGGATAGCAACCTTAACCCGTTCCTATGCGGACGAACTCAAATTTCCAAATGTCCGGCTGACTGACACAAGAAAAACAACCCCCGGGCTGCGTGGGCTTGAAAAAGAAGCGGTCAGGGCGGGAGGGGCTTATAATCACCGCATGTCCTTATACGATGGTGTTTTGATCAAGGATAATCATATCGCGGTTGCAGGCTCCATCAAGAGTGCAGTCTATGCTGTTAGAAACAGGATATCACATCTGATGAAAATTGAAGTTGAAGTGACCAATCTTGATGAAGTCAAAGAGGCTGTTGATGAGGGTGTTGATGTGATCATGCTGGATAATATGGATTATGACCAGATGTCGGCGGCAGTAAATTATATAAACGGAAGGGCAGTGGTAGAGGCCTCGGGAAATGTTTCTCTGGGAACATTAAATAAAATCGCCGCCACCGGGGTGGATGTGATTTCCTGTGGCGCACTTACACATCAGGCAAGGTCGGTGGATTTAAGTATGCGAATCAATACAGCTTAA
- a CDS encoding valine--tRNA ligase, translating to MGSGSLDKGYEPSGIEEKWYKYWIDNGFFKAEDTSNKPAFSIVIPPPNVTGVLHMGHALNNVVQDIMCRYKRLSGYNVLWMPGTDHAGIATQNVVERDLAAKGQTRDQIGREEFIKQVWKWREKSGGAIINQLKRLGASCDWDRERFTMDEGLSDAVRKVFVRLYKEGLIYEGHYIINWCPRCKTALADLEVEHEEKDSYLYYIRYPFVNKKQGLTVATTRPETMFGDTAVAVNPNDERFCDLEDKEVILPLTDRTIPIIKDEYVDTGFGTGALKVTPAHDPNDFNLGEKHGLQKLKVIDDDGCMLDGAGRFKGLDRFECRKQAVEALKEQGLLAKQEPLKHSVGHCYRCKTVVEPSISKQWFVKVAPLAQKASDAVRNGQTRIIPETWSKTYFEWMDNIRDWCISRQIWWGHRIPVWKCPACKEVIVEEHDPTQCPACGSKEIIQETDVLDTWFSSALWPFSTMGWPNDTELLKTFYPTNVLVTGFDILFFWVARMMMMGLHFMDEVPFDDVYIHALVRDEHGKKMSKSVGNVIDPLKVIDEYGADAFRFTLAVFAAQGRDVKMSESRVEGYRHFVNKLWNASRFALMHITPKDSQIDPKKLTLSEKWILSRCACTTLAVKQGIENYRFNEAASAVYKFVWHEFCDWFLETAKPALYEKEGVQRRDCARSVLAKVLEDILVILHPFMPFVTEEIYSILPSTTGSVMAADYPYDEKTYDTFRDETVEKDMDFIFGLISGIRNIRSEMNIQPSMKIKVLGYTNDEKEKIIIAENKSMIVNLATLESFYFCDADNLPSSCATSVTGDTTCFVSLEGVIDFDKEIKRLEKELEKNTKDLLGVQKRLHNESFLEKAPETVVQKVKAQYTDFEEKNNKLKENLERIQQMK from the coding sequence ATGGGTTCCGGTTCTCTGGATAAAGGCTATGAGCCATCTGGTATTGAAGAAAAATGGTATAAATACTGGATTGATAATGGATTTTTTAAAGCTGAAGATACAAGCAATAAACCTGCCTTTTCAATCGTTATACCGCCGCCGAATGTCACGGGCGTACTTCACATGGGGCACGCTTTAAATAATGTTGTTCAGGATATTATGTGCAGATATAAAAGGCTTTCAGGGTATAATGTTCTCTGGATGCCCGGAACAGACCATGCCGGGATCGCAACCCAGAATGTTGTTGAAAGAGATCTTGCAGCAAAAGGGCAGACACGCGATCAGATTGGCCGGGAGGAATTTATCAAACAGGTCTGGAAATGGCGTGAAAAATCCGGTGGTGCCATTATCAACCAGCTCAAAAGACTGGGTGCTTCCTGTGACTGGGACCGGGAGCGCTTTACCATGGATGAGGGACTTTCAGATGCTGTCCGCAAGGTGTTTGTAAGGCTTTATAAAGAGGGGTTGATTTATGAGGGCCATTATATTATCAACTGGTGTCCTAGGTGCAAAACAGCTCTTGCAGATCTTGAAGTTGAGCATGAAGAAAAAGATTCTTACCTGTATTATATCAGATATCCTTTTGTGAATAAAAAACAAGGGCTTACAGTTGCAACCACACGGCCTGAAACCATGTTCGGTGATACGGCAGTAGCGGTAAACCCCAATGACGAGCGCTTTTGTGACCTTGAAGACAAAGAGGTCATACTTCCCTTGACGGACAGGACTATTCCAATTATCAAAGATGAGTATGTGGATACCGGGTTTGGAACAGGTGCCTTAAAAGTCACTCCTGCCCATGACCCCAATGATTTTAATCTGGGAGAAAAACACGGCCTTCAAAAGTTAAAAGTCATTGATGATGACGGATGCATGCTTGACGGGGCAGGTCGGTTTAAGGGCCTGGACAGGTTTGAGTGCCGGAAACAGGCGGTTGAAGCACTTAAAGAACAGGGCCTGCTGGCCAAGCAAGAGCCATTAAAACACAGTGTCGGACATTGCTATCGGTGCAAAACCGTTGTTGAACCGTCTATTTCCAAGCAATGGTTTGTAAAAGTGGCTCCTTTAGCCCAAAAAGCTTCGGATGCAGTCCGCAACGGACAAACCCGGATTATTCCGGAAACCTGGTCAAAAACCTATTTTGAATGGATGGATAATATCAGGGACTGGTGTATCTCACGGCAGATCTGGTGGGGTCATAGAATTCCCGTATGGAAATGTCCTGCATGTAAAGAGGTGATTGTTGAAGAACATGATCCGACCCAATGCCCGGCATGCGGATCAAAAGAAATTATTCAGGAAACTGATGTGCTGGATACCTGGTTTTCAAGTGCGCTCTGGCCGTTTTCAACCATGGGATGGCCAAATGATACAGAACTTTTAAAAACATTTTATCCTACCAATGTGCTTGTGACCGGTTTTGATATTCTCTTTTTCTGGGTTGCCAGGATGATGATGATGGGTCTTCATTTTATGGATGAGGTGCCGTTTGATGATGTCTATATCCATGCCCTTGTAAGGGATGAACATGGAAAAAAGATGAGCAAATCAGTCGGGAACGTTATTGATCCGTTAAAAGTGATTGATGAATATGGTGCAGATGCTTTTAGGTTTACTTTGGCGGTATTTGCGGCCCAGGGTCGTGATGTCAAGATGTCGGAATCAAGAGTGGAAGGATATCGGCATTTTGTCAACAAGCTTTGGAATGCATCACGATTTGCCCTCATGCATATTACGCCAAAAGATAGTCAGATAGACCCTAAAAAGCTTACTTTGTCTGAAAAATGGATACTTTCCCGATGTGCCTGCACCACTCTTGCAGTGAAGCAAGGCATTGAAAACTATCGGTTTAATGAGGCTGCATCAGCCGTATACAAGTTTGTATGGCATGAATTCTGCGACTGGTTTCTGGAAACAGCCAAACCCGCACTTTATGAAAAAGAAGGCGTCCAGAGAAGAGATTGTGCAAGAAGTGTTCTGGCAAAAGTTCTGGAAGATATTCTGGTCATACTTCATCCGTTTATGCCCTTTGTGACCGAAGAAATTTACAGCATCCTGCCGTCAACCACTGGCTCTGTCATGGCCGCAGATTATCCTTATGATGAAAAAACATATGACACCTTCAGGGATGAAACCGTTGAAAAAGATATGGATTTTATTTTTGGTTTGATTTCCGGTATCAGGAATATCAGGAGCGAAATGAATATTCAACCGTCCATGAAAATAAAAGTGCTGGGATATACAAACGATGAAAAAGAAAAAATAATTATCGCTGAAAATAAATCAATGATTGTGAATCTTGCCACACTTGAGAGTTTTTATTTTTGTGATGCGGATAATTTGCCGTCATCTTGTGCAACATCTGTTACCGGGGATACCACCTGTTTTGTTTCCTTGGAAGGGGTGATTGATTTTGACAAGGAAATCAAGCGGCTTGAAAAAGAACTTGAAAAAAATACCAAAGACCTTCTGGGTGTCCAGAAAAGACTTCACAATGAAAGCTTTCTTGAAAAGGCACCGGAAACTGTGGTTCAGAAAGTAAAGGCTCAATACACTGATTTTGAAGAAAAAAACAACAAGCTCAAGGAAAATCTTGAACGAATACAACAAATGAAATGA
- a CDS encoding GGDEF domain-containing response regulator, translated as MAYSILIVDDDKAIKDYVEAHLKCFNYKVKSAENAYNALKILKSFKADIILTDITMQGMDGLELTRKIKKTFDTDVMVMTGYSADYSYEKAIQAGASDFIFKPFRLAELDLRIKRVLREAGFKKERYKLLKELEKLAITDALTELYNSRHFFSQIKTEINRYNRYSRPLSLLILDIDFFKAYNDTWGHLEGDKVLMRIGKVINSCMRSMDTAYRYGGEEFAILLPETGLQKACMVGARIKDNICSQIFEPEPGTKRSITVSIGATELVKGEDFRSFISRTDKALYRSKETGRNKLTYIVSNPDNT; from the coding sequence ATGGCATATTCCATCCTTATAGTTGATGATGATAAAGCCATTAAAGATTATGTAGAAGCACACCTGAAGTGTTTCAACTATAAAGTTAAAAGCGCTGAAAATGCTTATAATGCGTTGAAAATACTCAAATCATTTAAAGCTGATATTATCCTGACGGATATTACGATGCAAGGCATGGACGGACTGGAACTTACGCGAAAAATAAAAAAAACATTTGATACGGATGTCATGGTAATGACCGGTTACAGCGCTGATTACTCATATGAAAAAGCGATTCAGGCAGGTGCAAGTGACTTTATTTTCAAACCATTTCGACTGGCAGAACTTGATTTGCGAATTAAACGGGTTTTAAGAGAAGCCGGATTCAAAAAAGAACGCTACAAGCTTTTAAAGGAACTTGAAAAACTTGCCATTACCGATGCATTAACCGAACTTTATAACTCTCGACACTTTTTTTCACAAATTAAAACTGAAATCAACAGGTATAACAGATACTCGCGCCCTTTGTCTTTGCTTATTCTGGATATTGATTTTTTTAAAGCCTATAACGATACCTGGGGACATCTTGAAGGCGACAAAGTGCTGATGAGAATTGGAAAAGTCATCAATTCCTGTATGCGATCCATGGATACGGCTTATCGTTATGGAGGAGAAGAGTTTGCCATCCTGCTACCGGAAACCGGGCTTCAAAAAGCATGCATGGTTGGAGCAAGAATAAAAGACAACATCTGCTCCCAAATATTTGAACCTGAACCTGGGACTAAACGCTCAATAACCGTCAGTATTGGTGCCACAGAACTTGTGAAAGGAGAAGATTTCAGATCTTTTATCAGCCGAACAGATAAAGCCCTCTATAGATCAAAGGAAACCGGCCGGAACAAATTAACCTATATTGTCTCAAACCCTGACAACACTTAG
- a CDS encoding enoyl-CoA hydratase/isomerase family protein yields the protein MDYECIIYEKKDQVGLIKLNRPKVLNAMNRQLWIEMQDALEISKQDNQIKALIFTGEGRAFSTGADLKDSKDRSIEDYRRYLESLQEASRKIIRFEKPTIAAINGYALGSGYELALACDIRIAAKEAFIGSPEAKVTSSVTGGAFRLVQDLVGPGKARELLFTAENITGEEAQRIGLVNKVVPLETLMDEAFAMAKKIVANSAFSLKLIKKGFLMARGECSLEALMDYEIEACLACVSTKDREQSLDDFEQRKK from the coding sequence ATGGACTATGAATGCATTATTTATGAAAAAAAAGATCAGGTCGGCTTGATTAAATTGAACAGGCCCAAAGTCCTCAATGCAATGAACCGGCAGCTTTGGATTGAGATGCAGGACGCCCTTGAAATCTCAAAACAGGACAATCAAATCAAAGCGTTGATTTTTACGGGTGAGGGCAGGGCGTTTTCCACTGGTGCAGACCTTAAGGATTCAAAAGACAGAAGCATTGAAGATTATCGAAGATATCTTGAGTCCCTTCAGGAGGCATCACGAAAAATAATACGTTTTGAAAAACCTACCATTGCAGCAATTAACGGGTATGCACTGGGCTCCGGGTATGAGCTTGCCCTGGCCTGTGATATCCGTATTGCTGCCAAAGAAGCTTTTATCGGTTCTCCCGAGGCAAAGGTGACCTCGTCTGTCACTGGCGGTGCTTTCAGGCTTGTGCAGGATCTTGTTGGGCCCGGCAAGGCAAGGGAACTTTTATTTACCGCAGAAAATATTACCGGTGAAGAGGCTCAGAGAATCGGACTGGTTAATAAAGTCGTTCCCCTTGAGACATTAATGGATGAAGCGTTTGCCATGGCAAAAAAAATTGTGGCAAATTCTGCGTTTTCTTTAAAACTCATTAAAAAGGGGTTCCTTATGGCCAGGGGAGAGTGCAGCCTTGAAGCATTGATGGATTATGAGATTGAAGCCTGCCTGGCCTGTGTTTCCACCAAAGACAGAGAACAGTCTTTAGATGATTTTGAGCAGAGAAAAAAATAA